The Naumovozyma dairenensis CBS 421 chromosome 1, complete genome genome includes a region encoding these proteins:
- the NDAI0A02790 gene encoding uncharacterized protein (similar to Saccharomyces cerevisiae PAN1 (YIR006C); ancestral locus Anc_7.160): MFDGQQSQNNFTYPQQQQVAPQEQGPSNMSFWSTQQDTNTNATTGNYSAPATHANQNQNQNQNQNQNQNQNQQYMYGNSSNTNMANLMTTHPTSYINSSYLTSNTNLQPSQTGLYNNNGPIPPHFPTTSTNSNSPPVQGQNNQYYPSKANEANNPSYNQFPEAANQYQNISSQHLQQPQSANMSQPMATSQQHNDVPTSNFSHSNINVNSNVGQNQTLQPMRQQLTGYYPNPSDQHLNVVPASNYTPQIEATPIGTNNDSTQQRRLEPQQTGFYMKNNQFPSEPLKPNATGFVNSFANNGIDQNIKIPPIRLSFLTAADQSKFEILFRSVVKNGSNTVSGIDCRKILMKSGLQPTQLARIWSLCDTSKAGELLFPEFALAMHLVNEVLQGDSIPFELDTKTKNEVESFIDAINLAIVDDLDTGTNAGQATAKTPFDNLITNNSNNNNNTPNVQSPNTTAATGHIQPQVTGFIPDTSFGQPLNLHPTGMAPMFPQSTGYTPPIPHTTAPTNMPDGSNAVPPPIQQQGTGYHMPPQMTGNDGSNGLQNVPPNTLSGTLQPQSTGYNTTNNTTQQGYMPPANSTGDITQAGQQPLQQNATGFVPQTSFGMPLSFQYTGGPLTIQSQQPQINSINYNQTGNGPLQPQPTGYLPPSNFNPTVPLVAQKTGFGNNELYTQSSFVNKVVQEEEQDVITPEEKSLYYKIFATYDSDKRGYLDSPTAVEIFRKSGLSRGDLEQIWNLCDRDNNGQLNKQSLPSVCYFVFGKLNGKDLPNKLPNSLIPSSAKILDSVKNQLKTNINNNTGSRTFTKNDALNYKNDDSVNTLPIFRNRRKTNSSLGISGTSSLLKANTTTTSPQATNKTNERSEKEVRQKIDILQRQIAEKEKILSRPIPEDPIKSIEKLKAEIKNVFNSSRANNQNDLEKRFQYLLTRLPALFSEINEVDNAIADNKIKLLQLKNQPTIIGTGPNGEVTENDRKKARTRALLKVKMNALTNSSTEVFSDEKFKLALNEVRNEHDKNQGIIDDIRMTIMDMSASVATSLHPGAPNIDSSSFNKWEMGMGIEPEVSSLLKELRQTRTNESTATVVQERSPSTLLTSTEGDIPRDTKDKNAMFKEKMKKRMAEKLSRIDVNGRRSPDMVNAKNTLLNRDRDQTGPTTAVPTTITSPFEDNITHLSDNKVVNDSAVPKGNFSGTDDDVDEEEKKLLEQLQKIKLRRKAEKEKKAAELNKTTGAS, from the coding sequence ATGTTTGACGGGCAGCAAAGCCAGAACAATTTTACATACcctcaacaacaacaagttGCTCCTCAGGAGCAAGGACCTTCCAACATGAGCTTCTGGTCTACACAGCAAGATACGAATACGAATGCCACTACTGGAAATTATTCAGCTCCTGCAACACATGCAAACCAGAACCAGAACCAGAACCAGAACCAGAACCAGAACCAGAACCAGAATCAGCAGTACATGTATGGTAACTCTAGTAATACTAATATGGCTAATCTGATGACTACGCATCCTACAAGTTATATTAATAGCAGTTATTTGACCTCTAATACTAATTTGCAGCCAAGTCAGACAGgtttatataataacaatggACCGATTCCTCCTCACTTTCCAACTACCTCAACAAACTCAAATAGTCCACCTGTTCAAGGtcaaaataatcaatattaCCCTTCCAAAGCAAATGAGGCCAATAATCCAAGCTACAACCAATTTCCAGAGGCTGCTAACCAATATCAAAACATATCTTCACAGCATCTTCAACAACCACAATCAGCAAATATGAGTCAGCCAATGGCAACATCGCAGCAACATAACGATGTGCCTACCTCTAATTTCTCCCATTCTAACATTAATGTCAACTCAAATGTAGGACAAAATCAAACGTTGCAACCAATGAGGCAACAATTGACCGGTTACTATCCAAACCCATCTGATCAGCACTTGAATGTAGTACCAGCTTCAAACTATACTCCTCAAATTGAAGCCACTCCAATAGGAACTAACAACGACTCAACACAACAGCGGCGCTTGGAGCCACAACAGACTGGGttttatatgaaaaataaccAATTCCCGTCGGAACCGTTGAAGCCAAACGCAACGGGATTTGTCAACTCTTTTGCCAATAATGGTATTGATCAAAACATCAAGATACCTCCTATTAGATTATCTTTTTTAACCGCAGCTGACCAAtctaaatttgaaattctaTTCAGATCAGTAGTTAAAAATGGTTCGAATACAGTATCAGGAATTGATTGTAGAAAGATCTTGATGAAATCTGGATTACAACCAACACAGTTAGCAAGAATTTGGTCTCTTTGTGATACTTCGAAGGCCGGcgaattattatttcctGAATTCGCGTTGGCTATGCACTTAGTAAACGAAGTATTACAAGGAGACTCGATCCCATTTGAATTAGATacgaaaacaaaaaatgaagTCGAAAGTTTCATTGATGCAATCAATTTAGCTATTGTTGATGATCTAGATACAGGGACCAATGCGGGACAAGCAACTGCAAAAACGCCGTTTGACAACCTTATTACTAATAATagcaacaataataacaatacacCTAATGTGCAGTCGCCAAATACAACTGCAGCTACTGGTCATATCCAACCGCAGGTGACAGGATTTATCCCTGATACAAGTTTTGGGCAACCATTGAACTTACATCCAACTGGTATGGCACCAATGTTTCCACAAAGTACAGGATATACTCCTCCAATTCCACACACGACGGCGCCAACGAACATGCCCGATGGATCTAATGCTGTGCCACCACCAATTCAACAACAGGGAACTGGGTATCATATGCCTCCGCAAATGACCGGAAATGATGGTAGTAATGGTCTACAGAATGTACCACCTAACACCTTATCAGGTACTTTGCAGCCACAAAGTACTGGTTACAATACAACCAATAATACTACACAACAGGGATACATGCCTCCTGCAAATTCTACTGGCGATATAACACAAGCAGGACAACAGCCATTACAGCAGAATGCAACTGGCTTCGTTCCACAAACTTCATTTGGTATGCCATTATCTTTCCAATATACTGGTGGTCCTCTCACGATCCAATCACAGCAACCACAAATTAATTCTATTAATTATAACCAAACAGGAAACGGTCCATTGCAGCCTCAACCAACCGGTTATTTACCACCATCAAACTTCAACCCTACTGTTCCACTAGTAGCCCAAAAGACAGGCTTTGGTAATAACGAGCTCTATACGCAGTCGAGTTTCGTCAATAAAGTAgttcaagaagaagagcAGGATGTTATAACCCCAGAAGAAAAATCCTtatattacaaaatttttgCTACTTATGACTCTGATAAACGTGGTTATTTAGATTCTCCAACTGCTGTTGAAATTTTCAGAAAATCAGGTTTAAGCAGAGGTGATTTAGAacaaatttggaatttatGTGATCGTGATAACAATGGACAATTGAACAAACAGAGTTTGCCATCGGTATGCTATTTTGTATTCGGGAAATTGAATGGGAAAGATTTGCCAAataaattaccaaataGTTTGATACCATCTAGTGCTAAAATTTTAGATTCTGtgaaaaatcaattgaaaactaatattaataataatacggGCTCTCGCACTTTCACCAAAAACGATGCCTTGaattataaaaatgatgattcaGTCAATACTTTACCCATCTTTAGAAACCGTAGAAAGACTAATAGTTCACTGGGTATTTCTGGTACATCGAGTCTGTTAAAAGCGAATACTACAACTACATCTCCTCAGGCAACGAATAAAACAAATGAAAGGTCTGAAAAAGAAGTAAGACAGAAGATAGATATATTGCAAAGGCAAATTGctgaaaaagaaaaaatattaagcAGACCAATACCAGAAGATCCTATCAAATCTATAGAAAAACTTAAGGCTGAAATTAAGAATGTATTCAATTCCAGCCGTGCCAATAATCAAAACGATCTTGAGAAAAGATTCCAATACCTGTTGACAAGACTTCCTGCATTGTTTTCAGAGATTAATGAAGTAGATAATGCGATTGCtgataataaaatcaaattattacaattaaaaaatcaacCTACTATTATTGGAACGGGTCCGAATGGAGAAGTTACTGAGAATGATAGAAAGAAAGCAAGGACAAGGGCACTACTAAAGGTAAAAATGAATGCATTGACAAATTCGTCTACTGAAGTTTTTAGCGATGAAAAGTTCAAACTAGCTTTGAATGAAGTTAGAAACGAGCATGACAAAAACCAAGgaattattgatgatattagaATGACTATAATGGATATGTCAGCATCTGTAGCAACTTCTCTACATCCTGGAGCGCCCAATATTGATTCATCTAGCTTTAATAAATGGGAAATGGGGATGGGGATTGAACCGGAAGTTTCCTCACTTTTGAAAGAACTAAGGCAAACCAGAACTAATGAAAGCACAGCTACAGTGGTTCAAGAGAGATCTCCATCTACTTTACTGACATCTACTGAAGGGGACATACCAAGGGACACTAAAGATAAGAACGCTATgttcaaagaaaagatgaaaaagaGGATGGCAGAAAAACTATCCAGAATTGATGTCAATGGGAGGAGAAGCCCAGATATGGTTAATGCCAAGAACACCTTACTAAATCGAGATAGAGATCAAACTGGACCAACAACTGCCGTACCTACTACAATAACGAGTCCATTTGAGGATAATATAACTCATCTTTCTGACAATAAAGTTGTTAATGATAGCGCTGTTCCTAAAGGTAATTTTTCTGGaactgatgatgatgttgacgaagaagaaaaaaaattacttgAACAATTGCAAAAAATTAAACTACGAAGAAAAGCagagaaagagaagaaagctgctgaattgaataaaacaACAGGTGCAAGCTAA
- the IST3 gene encoding U2 snRNP complex subunit IST3 (similar to Saccharomyces cerevisiae IST3 (YIR005W); ancestral locus Anc_7.159) codes for MNQIKSIQRINQKELDVGILSEEQSWHHEYKDQAYIYIGGLPRDLTEADILTVFSQFGIPVDIFLVRDHQSGESKGFAYLKYEDQRSTILAVDNLNGTKLNGNTIHVDHTFFEPREEAEEYREAMRKELSKDFLDDSLTKTKSNKLLPIQSKKIKDPELEDPMANYKPH; via the coding sequence atgaatcaaataaaatccATTCAAAGAATCAATCAAAAAGAACTAGATGTGGGGATATTATCTGAAGAACAATCATGGCACCATGAATACAAAGATCAAGCTTATATTTACATAGGAGGATTACCAAGAGATTTAACAGAAGCCGATATCTTAACAGTTTTTTCCCAATTTGGTATTCCTGTAGATATATTCCTAGTGAGAGATCATCAAAGCGGTGAGTCCAAAGGGTTTGcatatttaaaatatgAAGACCAGAGATCTACCATTCTAGCGGTagataatttgaatggtACAAAACTAAATGGAAACACCATTCATGTGGACCATACCTTCTTCGAACCTAGagaagaagcagaagaATATAGAGAGGCTATGAGGAAAGaactttcaaaagattTCCTAGATGATTCACTTACAAAGACAAAATCGAATAAGCTTTTGCCCATTCagtcaaaaaaaataaaagatcCGGAGTTAGAAGATCCAATGGCAAACTATAAACCACATTGA
- the DJP1 gene encoding Djp1p (similar to Saccharomyces cerevisiae DJP1 (YIR004W); ancestral locus Anc_7.157): MVVDTAYYDLLGIEPSATQGEIKKAYRKKSIKEHPDKNPNDPQATERFQAISEAYQVLSDESLRLKYDKYGKKEAIPQNGFEDAAEQFSAIFGGDAFASYIGELTLLKNLQKTEELNAEDEAEKAKEKEKEKENDNEGTKNLQHSQGADRLSSSNKNFNPTATTKTSSSKEDKIPKKKTKLEEFEEEQNEEKKKSIEKLSNTLIERLSILTESVYDDACKQSFTRKFEEEANLLKMESFGLDILHAIGEIYEEKAKIFLASQNLFGFGGMFHTVKAKGGVFMDTLRTVSAAIDAQNTMKELEKMKSATENNEPLLDKDGQEQIKPTPEQLAQQEQLLMGKVLAAAWHGSKFEITSTLRSVCDTVLSDKSVPHETLIRRAESLELLGKVFQRSFRTKVEQEEAQIFEELVAEGTKRNVIHRFIFFCITLTYNFLFIVRSHTSLKKMIFIIRQKYIYIYSVVFLAILMVFDYMDSIGAVRVSNK, translated from the coding sequence ATGGTCGTAGATACTGCATACTATGACCTATTAGGAATCGAACCATCCGCCACACAAGGTGAAATCAAAAAAGCATACAGGAAGAAATCCATCAAGGAACATCCTGACAAGAACCCCAATGATCCTCAAGCCACTGAAAGGTTTCAAGCCATTTCAGAGGCATATCAAGTACTAAGTGATGAATCGTTAAGGTTGAAATATGATAAGTATGGGAAAAAGGAAGCTATACCACAGAATGGGTTTGAAGACGCTGCAGAACAATTCTCTGCCATATTTGGTGGAGATGCGTTTGCTAGTTATATTGGTGAATTGACTctcttgaaaaatttacaaaagactgaagaattgaatgcTGAAGATGAAGCTGAAAAGGctaaggaaaaggaaaaggaaaaggaaaatgataatgaaggGACGAAAAATCTACAACATAGTCAAGGGGCTGATAGgttatcatcttctaacAAGAATTTCAACCCAACGGCGACAACAAAGACCTCTTCGTCGAAGGAAGACaaaattccaaagaaaaagactaaattggaagaatttgaagaagaacaaaatgaagagaagaagaaaagtattgaaaaattaagtAATACATTGATTGAAAGGTTATCAATTCTTACTGAAAGTGTGTATGATGATGCCTGTAAACAATCATTCACAAGAAAATTCGAAGAAGAAGCCAACcttttgaaaatggaaTCATTTGGACTCGATATTTTACATGCAATTGGTGAAATCTATGAGGAAAAGgcaaaaatatttttggcATCTCAAAATTTGTTTGGATTCGGTGGGATGTTCCATACGGTGAAAGCAAAAGGTGGTGTCTTTATGGATACATTAAGAACTGTCTCTGCAGCAATCGATGCTCAAAATACAATGAAGGAATTAGAGAAAATGAAGTCTGCTactgaaaataatgaaccaCTACTCGATAAGGATGGTcaagaacaaataaaaCCAACTCCTGAGCAACTTGcacaacaagaacaactTCTTATGGGTAAAGTGTTGGCCGCAGCGTGGCATGGTTctaaatttgaaatcacATCAACATTACGAAGCGTTTGTGATACTGTACTAAGTGATAAAAGTGTACCACATGAAACTCTAATAAGGAGAGCTGAAAGTTTAGAACTGCTTGGAAAAGTATTTCAGCGTAGTTTTAGAACAAAAGtggaacaagaagaagcaCAAATTTTCGAAGAGCTTGTAGCAGAAGGAACAAAAAGAAACGTCATTCATagattcatttttttctgtaTTACTCTAActtataattttttgtttatagTACGGTCTCACACGTCCCTTAAAAAGATGATATTCATTATTcgacaaaaatatatatatatatatagtgtTGTATTCTTAGCCATTCTAATGGTTTTTGACTACATGGACTCTATTGGTGCAGTTCGCGTATCTAATAAGTAA
- the NDAI0A02830 gene encoding uncharacterized protein (similar to Saccharomyces cerevisiae YAP1802 (YGR241C) and YAP1801 (YHR161C); ancestral locus Anc_5.84), whose translation MTSYKKLVKGATKIKMAPPKQKYVDPILLGTSNNIEFQQIVSELTSRINNCNIWSVIYKTLIVVHLMISIGEPNVTLRYFSKNLNFFDIKRILNSSKWSSNDLKALERYDRYIKIRCREFGKFKIDFVKDSFSFKSKNNKENNGNNDDNDYDDRRRLHSDIHLDLDIVESIIIIIRSLVENKYSVYDLQNNPLLLYAFKLLVQDLLALYNTLNEGVINLLESFFDLDRAEAGETLDLYKDFVDLTEDVVNYLKTGKAVGLNIPVIKHITTKLIRSLEDHLNTISDDVQNKRVSEKNDNVRTTSRTVSQVSQHSTNNTTRSAAEQRLEQIREQKRILEQQLHNTQVLMTPTVAVQHSFNPFTPELNNRQSTSTSTPQSYNPFTPEWTGNINPLQSPALNANNTNQTFTFETVQQQPIVATPTNNPFLMHHEQLQQQQLQEQQQQLLLQQQQQQQQQQQQHNLYPNQTQSFTQGF comes from the coding sequence ATGACTTCGTACAAGAAACTAGTAAAAGGTGCTACAAAGATTAAGATGGCCCCACCAAAACAGAAATATGTCGATCCAATCCTATTAGGGACATCAAACAATATCGAATTCCAACAAATTGTGTCAGAATTGACGtcaagaataaataattgtAACATTTGGTCTGTCATATATAAGACATTAATTGTCGTCCATCTTATGATATCCATTGGGGAACCAAACGTTACATTAAGATATTTCAGtaagaatttgaatttctttgatataaAGAGGATCTTGAACTCTTCTAAATGGTCAAGTAATGATCTGAAAGCATTGGAAAGGTATGATAGATATATTAAGATTAGATGTAGAGAATTCGGTAAGTTTAAAATAGATTTCGTGAAGGATTCATTCTCTTTCAAATCGAAGAATAATAAGGAAAACAATGGCAATAACGATGACAACGACTATGACGATCGTAGGAGACTACACTCTGATATTCATTTGGATTTAGATATTGTGgaatcaattattattattatcagatCATTGGTAGAAAATAAGTATTCAGTCtatgatttacaaaataatccattattattgtacGCATTTAAATTGTTAGTTCAGGATTTATTGGCCTTGTATAATACTTTGAATGAAGGAGTCATCAATTTGTTGGAATCATTCTTTGATCTGGATCGTGCTGAGGCGGGTGAAACTTTGGACCTTTATAAAGATTTTGTCGATCTGACGGAAGATGTCGtcaattatttgaaaactgGGAAAGCTGTTGGTTTAAATATACCGGTTATTAAACATATAACTACTAAATTGATCAGATCCCTGGAAGATCATCTAAATACCATTTCTGATGATGTTCAAAATAAGAGAGTAAGTGAGAAAAATGACAATGTAAGAACAACTTCAAGAACCGTTAGTCAAGTATCACAACATAGtactaataatactactaGATCAGCAGCTGAACAAAGATTAGAACAAATTAGAGAACAAAAACGCATCTTGGAACAACAACTACATAATACTCAAGTCTTAATGACGCCAACTGTGGCGGTTCAACATTCATTTAATCCATTCACACCTGAATTAAACAATCGACAATCAACGTCAACTTCCACTCCTCAATCTTATAATCCATTCACTCCTGAATGGACGGGGAATATCAACCCACTTCAAAGCCCTGCCCTTAACGCGAATAATACGAATCAAACTTTCACTTTTGAAACAgtacaacaacaacctATCGTAGCTACTCCAACAAATAATCCATTTTTAATGCATCACGAACAacttcaacaacaacaactacaagaacaacaacaacagttGCTTctacaacaacagcagcagcaacaacaacaacagcaacaacatAATTTATATCCAAATCAAACTCAAAGTTTTACCCAAGGATTTTAA
- the CDC123 gene encoding cell proliferation protein CDC123 (similar to Saccharomyces cerevisiae CDC123 (YLR215C); ancestral locus Anc_7.318): protein MCKSCVLNFHYHNSKYQKTQNNIESKSKMASQDYTPLTNISVTKSQISNCSFSKWYPLFKSHIPKAMIIKPLPNEFIQYLEQDGIILPNEDSSTSFYTQGITNDDENEYSDWEEQAANDESSSEQEQENERVDPLVHFPEFHNKLKSAIDELGSVTPKLNWSAPRDATWILPNNTMKCNEVNELYLLLNASNYIMHDLQNAFDECTGKEEEEEEERRKSNTPEFELILRKWFDINPALEFRVFVQNGKIIGISQRDLNYYDYLDALSDQFKDMLDGFVKDVIVPKFPDKDFVVDVYIPRPFNKIFLIDINPFARKTDPLLFSWNELIESSGDKKDYELRLVKENNVGRFVSKEHSENQVPKDLIDAALDPQAIKELTEKWKELLSRQEKDEENKL from the coding sequence atgtGTAAAAGTTGTGTGCTAAATTTCCACTATCACAACAGCAAGTATCAGAAGacacaaaataatatagaaaGCAAATCAAAAATGGCCTCACAAGACTATACACCGTTAACAAACATCTCAGTGACAAAATctcaaatttcaaattgttcATTTTCCAAATGGTACCCACTTTTCAAATCACATATCCCGAAAGCTATGATTATTAAACCGTTACCTAATGAATTCATCCAATATCTAGAACAAGATGGTATTATATTGCCTAATGAGGATAGTTCTACTTCATTTTATACGCAGGGTATAACGAATGATGACGAGAATGAATATAGTGATTGGGAAGAACAAGCCGCAAATGATGAGTCTTCTTCAGAGCAGGAGCAAGAAAATGAGCGTGTAGATCCATTGGTTCATTTCCCTGAGTTTCATAATAAACTTAAGAGTGcgattgatgaattaggTAGTGTGACTCCTAAGTTGAATTGGTCAGCTCCGAGAGATGCTACGTGGATTTTACCTAATAATACTATGAAATGTAATGAAGTCAATGAATTATATCTTTTGTTAAATGCTTCTAATTATATTATGCATGATTTACAAAACGCATTTGATGAATGTACAGGAaaggaggaagaagaagaagaagaaaggaGGAAATCGAATACGCctgaatttgaattaatttTGAGAAAATGGTTCGACATTAATCCTGCCTTGGAATTTCGAGTGTTTGTACAAAATGGGAAAATTATTGGTATAAGTCAAAGagatttgaattattatgattatttagATGCCTTGAGTGATCAGTTCAAAGATATGTTGGATGGATTTGTCAAGGATGTTATTGTACCAAAATTTCCTGATAAagattttgttgttgacgTTTATATTCCTAGACCGTTCAATAAGATTTTTTTGATCGACATTAATCCATTTGCTCGGAAAACAGATCCTTTGCTATTTTCATGGAATGAACTCATAGAGTCATCAGGTGATAAGAAAGATTATGAACTAAGATTAGTTAAAGAGAATAACGTTGGTAGATTTGTTTCAAAGGAACATTCTGAGAATCAAGTACCTAAAGATCTTATAGATGCTGCATTGGATCCTCAGGccattaaagaattgaCAGAAAAGtggaaagaattattatcgAGGCAGGAAAAggatgaagaaaacaaattaTGA
- the CRD1 gene encoding cardiolipin synthase (similar to Saccharomyces cerevisiae CRD1 (YDL142C); ancestral locus Anc_7.316) has translation MLTIFPRNKLCLPILRSFRSKPLIFYSKTLRSIHIPHYRYIYNTKLSWEQQNKKSVQNEIKEKFPILQKSNISQLHDGNLIHKEKQLSTKMFTIPNIITMTRIACTPFIGYFIVANNLTTAILFFSYSCITDFLDGYIARTYNLNSIAGTILDPIADKLLMVVTTIALSLPPGPQLVPLGIAGLILGRDIMLGLSGFVLRFVSMKQRYGSVSWRSYWDLFNFPSVVVKPTVISKWNTFLQMIYLGTGVLILLVDHLKDNKENMDDDYENGQAKSKNTLKDGFKWMGYIVGTTTILSGGSYLFSTKAVKFLPKVR, from the coding sequence ATGCTTACAATTTTTCCAAGGAATAAACTATGTTTACCAATTTTACGTTCATTTAGGAGTAAACCACTAATATTTTACTCGAAAACACTTAGATCGATACATATACCTCATTACCGTTACATATATAACACAAAACTCAGCTGGGAGCAGCAGAATAAGAAGAGTGttcaaaatgaaatcaaGGAAAAGTTCCCAATTCTTCAGAAAAGCAATATCTCTCAACTTCATGATGGAAATCTAATTCACAAGGAAAAACAACTAAGTACCAAGATGTTTACCATCCCTAATATCATTACGATGACCAGAATAGCATGTACACCATTCATAGGGTATTTCATTGTTGCCAATAATCTTACGACTGCGATACTCTTCTTTTCATATTCATGCATCACAGATTTCTTAGATGGGTATATTGCACGAACATATAATTTAAACTCTATTGCAGGTACCATTCTTGATCCGATCGCTGATAAATTACTTATGGTTGTGACAACAATTGCGTTATCCCTTCCCCCGGGACCTCAATTGGTACCGTTGGGTATAGCAGGGTTAATTCTAGGAAGAGATATTATGTTGGGGTTATCCGGGTTTGTATTACGGTTTGTTTCTATGAAACAACGATACGGATCTGTTAGTTGGAGATCTTATTGggatcttttcaatttcccAAGTGTTGTTGTGAAACCTACTGTAATTTCTAAATGGAATACATTCTTGcaaatgatttatttagGTACAGGAGTTcttatattattagtggatcatttgaaagataataaagaaaatatggatgatgattatgaaaATGGGCAAGCTAAATCCAAGAATACTTTAAAAGATGGATTTAAATGGATGGGTTATATTGTTGGAACTACGACAATATTAAGTGGTGGATCATACCTCTTCAGTACCAAAGCAGTGAAGTTTCTTCCAAAAGTGAGATGA
- the CPR6 gene encoding peptidylprolyl isomerase CPR6 (similar to Saccharomyces cerevisiae CPR6 (YLR216C); ancestral locus Anc_7.313): MARPKTYFDISINDIPQGRIVFELYNDVTPKTVENFLQLCEGTHGFCKSDSSIPLSYKGSIFHRVIKDFMLQFGDFTRGDGTGGESIYGEKFEDENFQLTHDRPFLLSMANAGPNTNGSQAFITTVPTPHLNGKHVVFGEVIQGKRVVRIIENLQCDQENNRPMKLVKIDDCGRLPDDYVVPADAEATPTDEFGDNYEISLKDDSKVDMNDFDSVIKAVETVKNVGTEQFKKQNYKVAMDKYKKCDKYLKEYFPEDLNEEQIAKINTLKVQVPLNIALSALKAQDYPTVLTASSEVLYAEGATDTAKAKALYRRGLAYYHVNDTDMAMTDLELAATYRPDDAGIAKAIQDTKKRQKIQTAKQKKSLSKMFS; the protein is encoded by the coding sequence ATGGCAAGACCAAAGACTTATTTCGACATTTCCATAAATGATATTCCCCAAGGACGTATAGTCTTCGAACTATACAACGATGTAACTCCAAAGACTGTTGAAAATTTCCTTCAATTATGTGAAGGAACCCATGGTTTTTGTAAATCTGACTCTTCTATCCCATTGTCTTACAAGGGATCCATTTTTCATCGTGTCATCAAAGATTTCATGCTACAATTTGGTGATTTCACCAGAGGAGATGGTACAGGTGGTGAAAGTATATACggtgaaaaatttgaagatgaaaatttccaattgaCTCATGATAGACCATTCCTTCTATCTATGGCTAATGCTGGCCCTAACACTAACGGGTCTCAAGCATTTATTACTACAGTTCCTACACCGCACTTGAATGGCAAACATGTCGTCTTTGGTGAAGTTATTCAAGGTAAACGTGTTGTTAGAATCATTGAGAATTTACAATGTGaccaagaaaataatagacCAATGAAACTTGTTAAAATCGATGATTGTGGTAGATTGCCCGATGATTACGTGGTTCCAGCTGATGCTGAAGCTACTCCAACTGATGAATTCGGTGATAATTACgaaatttctttgaaagatgaCAGTAAAGTTGACATGAATGATTTCGATTCTGTTATCAAAGCGGTTGAAACCGTTAAGAATGTTGGTACTGAACAAttcaaaaaacaaaattataaagTGGCAATGgataaatacaaaaaatgtgataaatatttgaaagaatatttcCCTGAAGATCTGAATGAGGAACAAATAGCAAAGATTAATACATTGAAAGTCCAAGTTCCCTTAAATATTGCCCTTAGCGCCTTGAAAGCACAGGATTATCCAACTGTCTTGACAGCTAGTTCTGAAGTATTATATGCGGAAGGTGCTACTGATACAGCTAAGGCCAAGGCACTATACCGTCGTGGGTTAGCCTACTATCATGTTAACGATACTGATATGGCAATGACAGATTTAGAGCTAGCAGCCACCTATCGTCCAGACGACGCTGGAATTGCCAAGGCAATTCAAGATACAAAGAAAAGGCAAAAGATCCAAACTGCTAAGCAAAAGAAGTCATTATCTAAGATGTTCAGTTAA